A portion of the Mytilus galloprovincialis chromosome 12, xbMytGall1.hap1.1, whole genome shotgun sequence genome contains these proteins:
- the LOC143053707 gene encoding uncharacterized protein LOC143053707, producing MDSAKKIHATLGVFVLRLFPTMIQMILKDNITPGKLHRMFINKTLNTVLTDADIDLMKMLPNMDNFTIDLCYKILRFENLIDEPKCKWGNSPHDTDVEISDDIQRILNFSNEIVSKSSVEITKIVPTTFEENVKRIIERVDGYLKGDNCHQLYKNLHIQHIDTSELLNILEHLLQKHPITVIPSILKTDGKTMMRELYSRIAIVITDIFPDILRELILSRITPQNLYKSFDNAFLSSCYLKQQTDLKTSNLTNSFSCLDIPLIYKLLRYFSLIASPSKGWGKDPHPTDLLIADDVERIRMFRNEIAHRCDANINKNDFDAYFVTFSEIVERIDNHLTGQNSYKQNVIYCKTCVMDTQMQTQYENAAKQLENLKLHYERKPVKFYWGDSFEQSLMDLRMMIQNKELEDDEKFRVQIVMQIESDTNNRTVNILNSLRDEINGALKGIDFVFAFTGSVVLCVDILVEEMETDEKLYLLLFSFMIIIIQTEGIRVPSTEYVNVVLTHSEENTFFDIAKKKTTSSVVYLDFDIDASHFETDKKMEDALSDIVENVYMKSNGNGTCGIKGDIKATVLPFEFDSNTDITISEQEVGQSIKENINTKGDPENSEVLVKYEKEEQI from the exons ATGGATAGTGCTAAAAAAATACATGCCACATTAGGGGTTTTTGTTCTGAGACTGTTTCCAACGATGATacaaatgattttaaaagatAATATTACACCAGGAAAACTTCACAGaatgtttataaacaaaacattgaaTACAGTGCTAACGGATGCCGATATTGATTTAATGAAAATGCTTCCAAATATGGATAATTTCACGATAGATCTTTGCTATAAAATACTTCGGTTTGAAAATTTAATTGACGAACCTAAGTGTAAATGGGGCAATAGTCCGCATGACACAGACGTTGAAATTTCTGATGATATTCAAAGGATACTTAATTTTTCGAATGAAATTGTAAGTAAATCTTCAGTGGAAATTACAAAGATTGTTCCTACTACATTTGAGGAAAATGTAAAAAGGATAATAGAAAGAGTGGATGGATACCTAAAAGGTGATAATTGTCATCAATTATATAAGAATCTACATATTCAGCACATAGATACATCTGAGCTCCTTAACATCCTAGAGCATTTATTACAGAAACATCCAATAACAG TGATTCCATCCATTTTGAAAACTGATGGAAAAACCATGATGAGGGAATTGTACTCAAGAATTGCAATTGTGATCACTGACATTTTTCCAGATATTCTTAGAGAACTAATTTTGTCAAGAATTACTCCCCAAAACTTGTATAAGAGTTTCGACAACGCCTTTCTCAGTTCGTgttatttaaaacaacaaactGATTTGAAGACATCTAATTTGACGAATTCTTTTTCTTGCTTGGATATACCTCTTATTTATAAGCTTTTAAGATATTTTTCATTGATAGCGTCTCCTTCAAAAGGATGGGGAAAGGATCCTCATCCAACTGATCTGCTTATTGCGGATGATGTCGAACGTATCCGAATGTTTCGAAATGAAATAGCGCATAGATGTGATGCAAACATTAACAAGAATGATTTTGATGCCTACTTTGTAACGTTTAGTGAAATAGTGGAAAGAATTGATAATCATTTGACCggacaaaatagttataaacaaaACGTGATTTACTGCAAGACCTGTGTGATGGATACACAAATGCAAACACAGTACGAAAATGCTGCAAAACAATTGGAGAATCTTAAAC TGCATTATGAACGTAAGCCAGTTAAATTCTACTGGGGTGACTCTTTTGAACAAAGTCTTATGGATCTTCGAATGATGATACAGAACAAAGAATTAGAAG atgATGAGAAGTTTCGTGTACAAATAGTCATGCAAATTGAGAGTGACACGAATAACAGAACAGTTAACATCTTGAACTCCcttagagatgaaattaatgGGGCATTAAAAGGAATAGACTTTGTGTTTGCCTTTACTGGAAGTGTAGTCCTTTGTGTTGATATATTGGTTGAGGAAATGGAAACAGATGAAAAACTGTACCTTTTATTATTTTCGTTTATGATAATAATCATTCAGACTGAAGGTATTAGAGTTCCATCAACTGAATATGTGAATGTCGTCTTGACACATTCTGAAG AAAACACATTCTTCGACATAGCGAAAAAGAAAACAACTTCGTCTGTAGTTTATCTGGATTTTGATATTGATGCTAGCCATTTtgaaactgataaaaaaatggAAGATGCACTGAGTGACATTGTTGAAAACGTTTATATGAAATCAAACGGTAATGGAACATGTGGAATAAAAGGCGATATCAAAGCAACAGTTTTGCCGTTTGAATTcg ATTCCAATACTGACATTACTATATCCGAACAAGAAGTCGGTCAATCGATTAAG gaaAATATAAATACCAAAGGTGATCCTGAAAATTCTGAAGTGCTTGTAAAGTACGAAAAGGAAGAACAG ATATAG